Part of the Quercus robur chromosome 5, dhQueRobu3.1, whole genome shotgun sequence genome, tgtataataaaagtaatgtcTACGAGGGTGTCATGTAAAACTGAGGTTACACCATGCACAACTTTACAACCCAACACattatgaaaatatattctGAGAGATGTTGTGTTTCTCTCATTAGTCCAGGTTTTGTTAAACTAACCTAGGTACTAAGCATGATTTCTAAGTCAAGCTTAATTTTTTGAGATCAATCTGATACATGCACATCCATTTGGCGGGCTAAGAAACATTACTAAAACCAAATTCATAGTTATATTGTTGCTAggaacatataaaaaaatttagcaaaattAAGATTCATATTTATACATTTTGGCAGCTGGAACTCTAAACTCTGATGAGGCAAGAGACCTTGATCTGCCATTAAAGGAGAGGTTCTTCATTCAACCATTGACCCCAGTTCAGGCAGTTCAGAGGGCAAAGGAGTCAGCCAAGGAAATTGTTGGTGTGAAGGAATTTATTGATAAGAAGGAATGGCCCTTTGTGCAGAATGATCTCCGTTTGCGGGCAGGGTATCTCCGGTATGACCTTAACACTGTCATTGCTGCTAAGCCTAAAGATGAGAAGAAATCCCTCAAGGACCTCGCTGGAAAGCTCTTCCAAGACATTAGCAATGTAAGTTGAAAAGTTTACTTCATTTTTCGGATCAGTAGTCTGATTATTCAATTTCTATGTACTTATTTGTTGTGATGTTTTTCCTACAGCTTGACCATGCAGCAAAAATTAAGAGCACCCCAGAAGCAGAGAAGTACTATGCCGAGACTGTATCTACCCTGAATAATGTTCTTGCCAAGCTTGGTTAGGAAGAATTAAAATGTTCTGATGTAAACTTCTACTTTAGAAGTTATGAAACAATTTCTTTAATGCTATCTTAAGGGAATCTGGTTGGAAAAACtactgcttttatttttcaatttctgatACTCTTTTATTGCATGCTAATCTAAGGATTGAAATGTGAGTCTGTATAAGTAACAACTATCAGACTCTGTGTTGCTTGATAGGATGAAAAAACTAGGCAGAATTTCAAGCACTTCTACTTCGCTTCCTAAACAAATGATACAATTGaccttttaaaaattaaggaatCTGCTGTCATGTTTGATTTGCGAAGATGTTGCACATCAATGATGCTTAGATACAAGGATTGCCTTTTCATCAACCCAAATGACCAGCATTTTTAATTAATGGTATACAAACTTAGGAGCCTGGGAGAGTGGGGAGCAAAAGCAATCAGTTCACTTGCACCTCCTGATTGAATCTCAGCTCTAGTTGGCATTTGGCAGAACTAGGCTCAAGGGCAACCTTCATAATCATAGCATTGAACTGATACTTCATAAACTAACAATTATCATCCAAGTTCATTTTTGTTGTCTTGGGCTAGCAGGGTGCCTCAGGAGAAATACTTGTGTATACATCTTGTCGACTCATAGCAAGTAAAACCccagaaataaaaattataataagcaCTTCAAGTAGCATCAAGACATCTGTTACCAAGATACTCATGTTGTTATAATGAAACCATAAAGAATTCTACAAGCAATTGTAGGCTATGTACTATCATCAGAAATATTTTCTAACCAGCTATATGAGCTATGCAACAAATTTCAGAGTGTTGCATGGTTTAGAATTCCTGTttattatacataaaaattcttaaaactGTGGGAGCACATAACCTTCATCCATAGACTTTGTTATGTCTGTCTTTGAGTTTAACAACAGATGCAATTACTCCATTTTCATAAGCAAGCAAAAGAAAGTAAATTAAACAGTAGAAAGAAACTGCAAAACCAAATAATAAGTGTAATGAAGTTATTAAAGGGGGTACTTGTTTGTTACAAAAGGCACATCATCAGAGGAAGCTGTGTATATGTAACCTACCAAGActtaaaaacagaaaagaaaaacatggaAGTAAGATAACAATGcctaaaatcttaatttaactTTGAAAACCCTTTGTGGTTATTTCTTCACTGGTTGCATTCCTTTCAGATTTATCAAACTGGAAGGGCCAACGTAGAAACcacattttttccattttagacGCCTCAGTATCCCATATTATGCAATTAATTTTCCCACTTTCAATATTGTAAGCCATAAATCTCGTCTTTTACCCAAAACCATAAATCACCATTCTGAGCAAAAAGAGGAACAAGATGCTCCATCAAATTTGGAGTGCTGTTCGTGAATGCCAAGGGAATAACAATCTTCTCTTTACCCCATTTGAGCTTCTTGTAATCTTCTAACACAACGACATTGATAACCTCTTCCACTCTGACAGCAAAAGATAAACACCCATTCCAATCTAAAGCCCAAACTTATTCCCAATTTGAGAACAATCCTTTGGGCATTATAGTACTCTTAAAACTCTCACTCTCCAAATCAAGAGATACCATCTCTGCACAAAAAGCATGTTCTAACCTTGTTTATCTTAATGCAGTGAACCGCCTCAGCTGCTGACACAAccataattttctctcttttcttgttAGCATCATTTAGGCTAGTGAAATTGATAGTTCTCCATGAATTATCACTTCCAATGGTAAGGATTTCACAACCTTAATTTCCAGTTTCCTCATTATCATCATATGAGACCAACTTATAGAAACCAGTAGATGGAACAAAAGAGAATGTCATACCAAAGCTATTTTTCCcctcaaaatagatttttcctcTCTCCCCACCACTAAATCATGCCCTCTGAATCTCTGAcccccgacctcaccatgctctgtattggttgggtacaggCCTGGGTCTTGCGCGTGCCTTCCTTCCATATATGTCTAAAATCTGCCTGTTACCCATTCTTCTGCCGTGATCTGGAGGCTTGCTTGCATAGCCTGCCGTCCGTTTTCTTTAACCTTTTATGTGGGCTGCTTTTCAATTTCCCGCTCCTCTTAAGAGCTGGGCCTTATTTGATGATGGACCTTATATTTCTTTGTCCCACTTCTTGATTTCCCTCGTTTCCTGCCATATTGTTCTGTTATTCCTACTGTAATGACTCAATCCTGCTAGGCCTTCTTTAAGCCAGCCGTTTACTCTTTCCCCCCAGTAGCTTGGTATGGCCACTGGTTTtcttacttatgggctcctatgttccttttgtctttctcttgggcatccttgacCTACTTGCtttttttgggcttccttggcccttttactaactctgcattttcatgggcttttactaacttcattggacTTTCCTGacccaattaccttattctcatATTTAGGGTTCATgagcctgccataaaccccttactttctttgtttacATTACTTTGGGCCTATGACGGccttttctcacttttctacatcatataCTGCCTATGGgtatgctatttctctctttccgaaCTTCTTTAAGctcacttgcctcttcaaggcctatttgtttgtttcatggacctgtgatccattattcctgccgcttgggcctaatggttttgccatCTGCTTgccaattctttgttgcccttgttgttgggtttttcttctttctacctggattctcacaaatgacCCTCAATAGATATCAAAGATAAACAAAACATAATCTATTCTTAAACATACATTGGATCTAGTAACAAACAAGAGCAACACCTAACACATCAAAACATATTTATCAATATATCCAATCATTCACTCTCCAATCaagtttgtattttattaatcaaagtCTGATTATTCAAGTAATTCTATGTATTTATATGTTGTGCTTTTTTGTCCAATAGCTTGACTATGCAGCAAAAATTAAGAGCACCCTAGAAGCAAAGAAGTACTATGCAATGACTATATCTACCCGGAATAATGTTCTTGCCAAGCTTGGTTAAGAAGTACTAAAATATGTTCTGATGTAATTTTAGAAGTTAcgaaaaaatttctttaaagcTATCTTATGGGATTCTTTCTTTGCATATAAAAAAAGGATTGAAATCTGAGTTTGTATAACAGTATAAGTAACAACTATTATCTTTGTTTTGCttgagaggatgaaaaaaataGGCAGGAAAGCGCTTGATATTTTTTATACAGGCACTTCTATTAGTTCCCTAAACAAATATTACATTTGACCTTTTAGATGTTAAAGAATTTGTAGCCATGTTTGATTTGCACAAATGTTACACATCATTGTTTCTTAGATACAAAAGATAGCAATTCAgcagaaaataataattattaaaagatACAAAGGATGGCCTTTTAATGAACCCAAATGGCTAGCATCTTTGATTAATGGTATACAAAGTTAGGACTGTGGGTAGCAAAGCAATCAATTCTCTTGGTATTTGATTTGGGGGTTCCTTTCCTACGCCTCGTTGTATCTCAGCTCTAGTTGGCATTTAGCAGTGGTAGACCGAAGGACAACCTTCATTCATAGCATTGAACTCATACTTGATAAACTAATAGTTATCATCCAGGTTCCTCTATGTTGTCTTGAGCTAGGTAGGGTGCCTTAGAAGAAAAATTCTAGTATATATCTTGTCCACCAATAGCAAGTAAAATCCTAgtaataaaaaacataataagCGCGTCCAATTGCATAAGACATTTGTAACTAAGTGTGCGTTTGAGAAgcaatgaaaattataaattatttcactattcagcttatttttgctactactCATGGGCCCCACTGTGCTATTtaaactaacttttacctttatttacaatacttttagtaataagttctcaatttttttaaaaaaattttagaaaaccaagattctcaatttttttataatgaattaGTAAGTTGCCTGTGCGATGCAGGgataatgttgtaatattttatgtaaaaaaaatttggagaatatTGTATAAAATAGAACTTTGTTATAGAACTTTGTTAGGAATGAGTTCATCATAAGAAGCAACAACTATAAATTGCACAcatatatcattattatttaattcaagTAATgagtaataaaaagaaaaaacaactttggagtaatattgtataataaaagttgataaaaacaTATTAATTCATTCCAtattattgttctttattatgTGATGTAATAAAGAGCttcattatgattttttttctttttctttttctctataatGCTTTGTTATTGTGGTATGGTAACGCTTGTAAAGCTTGTTGAGGGGTATGttatcatcatttattttttcatctttaatgTTTGAAGTTTGGTCTGTCcttatttgttcaatttttgagttttcatcactttttccttttgttgttgtaggggcctttttttgtgtattgtgcGTTgggttgggctgcctcctgcggtaatgggtccgaatgtttctgagtaagagagttgagaccggtccaactgtaactcaacttgggccggtttgtgcacaaactatgcctcgtcTGCCATGAGTAggcttacggcaagcagaactgtttcagatgagttacggcagacagatataataataataacaaaacagaGTACTCtgactatttaataaaaaatggccaagtaatccctacttataaaacATAATTACAGTCGTGATAATGTCATTTACaaagaaagtaaaggagaaagaaaataatatgaactaatCAAGAATGGGCATAAAGTCAAGTTTTAAGTTTGGTCTATAGAAGCAAaaccaaagaggggagaacgcttcctctcaatgcaaataatctcctaGGAAAAGATCTTGCCatggggattaatggctttgaggaagtcggacctgaatggttaatGCCCAAAAGGAATCCTTGTtatgttttggaagagagcagaatttgaagggggagagagggaaatcgACCTATTGGTGTATGCCCATTgtattatctctcttttttcctcaatttcctctcttctttcctctgttttctctcttatctttttcttttttttctctcgtTTTCTTTTACTCTGCTTTCTTTTACTCCGTGAATACCCTCTGTTTTTCGATCCTGTTTTCAGGGCACGGCAGaggtccttttatagtgcctgtcgTGGCTAGTTTTTTACCACTTTACCCCTTAActgcctttgtctggtctgggcgtacttgccgaccaccaaagAGTTCGTCTGTGTGCCACTCACCCTTGCCAGAcaaaggcaggtttgtttcattCGTCAGTCCACCGTAGCACTCTTACCTGCTACGGCATAAATgcgttctctctctttctctttagaCATGCACCTAACGGTTCCCCCCTCAATCTTGTCTCTTTTGGGTGATCTGTCATCCCAGCAAgtcgtacctcccaaaagggcttgggcaggagTTGCAAAATAggtcttttcccctctccccaccaccaaattataccccctttacctcttacctctggcccatggcctCACCACGTCCCATATTGGCTAGATACAGGCtagtggtgcctgggccttgcgggtgctttcctttcagatatgtccaaaaatttgcctgctgctcatgcgtttgccgTGATCTGGAGGCTCGCCGTCCGTgttttttgacctcttatgtgagcttttctttgttttccctctccattcaagagctggactttgtctgatgatgggccttacatttctttggcccactcttggttttctttatttcttgcaatgttgtactgttattcctgccgtaataacttaatcttgCTGGGCCTCTTTTGGACCAGCCGTTTATTCATTCTCTCAGTGACTTGTCATggccactgttttgcttttacttatgggcttttatgtccctttgggcatccacaacccgtttgctttcttttggCTTCCTCGGCCTATTTGCTAATTCCAcgttcccatgggctttttactaacttcattgggcttccttggcccaataaccttattctcatccttggggttcatgggcctaccataaaccccttactctcttagtttgcattgccttgggcctgcAGCGGCCttttctcgcttttctacctcatacactgctcATGGGATGCTACTTCTttctttccgggcttctttaagcccactcgcctcttcaagacccatttgtttattccTTGgacctgtgatccattatttcTATCGCTTAAGCCTAATGgttttttgctatctattttgtcaattcctTGTTACCCTTATTattgggttttctttctttctgtttgGGCtttcacaaatggccctcaacagtTGTATCATTTGTGTTAATCACTAATGAATTGGCACTAGAAGATTCTTGACTGGATCTTACGAAGTTTGGACTTGCAGATTTGTTGTCTCTAAGATTTTTCGTAGATATTTGCACTTCTATTAAATTTAAGtgatttgacattttttttaatgttttttttttggttaatttagGAATAGTGTagcaaaagaattaatatataacatattggattatgtattttttttttcttccatacaTTTTTTCCATTTGAAGGTGCATAAAAAATCTTAGCAactatgtaattttcaaaaccatCATTTAGATCGAATTCTTTCAAATGAAGTaggaaaatgcatttttttcctaaaattttctCCAAATTATGTCGGATTCCTTCTCCAATATCAATCTACATATGaggaatttatatatattatgatctATAGTTTAACCATAATTTAATaatggcgtaaatgcacttttagtccctacattttggtttttttccattttagtccctacatttccatttcaccacttttagtccctaaaccaattaacgcatgttattttagtcctttccgtcagtcagCCGACAGAAATAACTAAGCTGACTAATTGAGAgactaaaatattattaaaattttactgTAGcactcatcaaataaaaaaaaaaaaaaaaaaatcaagctctATGTTCATCTTCAACAAGAACACCAAAGAACACAGaccctctactttaatattataataggaaatctaaatatataaaccaaatcaacaaaaaaaaattcagtctTCCTCAAAAATAAGCATTGAtcatgagagagggagagggagagatagattgagagaaagagagaggtaaAGGACCACATATTGGTGGGTGGGTTTGAAGGAGGCGAGTGGGTCTGATAGTGGCGGGTGGGTCAATGGGTGGGTCTGAAGTAGGCGACGGCGACGAGATTGGTTTATAGATCAGAGATCATGTTAGCTTCTCGGCTTTGAGGATTGGTGTTAGCTTCTCGACTTTGGTTGGGTTTGTAGATCAGAGATAGTGTTAGCTTCTCGGCTGTTTAGATCTGTGGCAAAGACAATGACGGTCCGGTGAGGCTGAGGCCTGAACCTGTGACACGATCAGACAGGCGAAGGTTGGGCACGATTAGAGATCGTGTTAGCTTCTCGGCTTTGAGGATCAATGTTAGCTTCTCAGCTTTGGTTCAATTTGTAGATCAAAGATCGTGTTTGCTTCTCGGCGATGTAGATCTGTGGCAAAGACGGTGACGGTCCGATGAGGCTGAGGCCTGAACCTGTGGCACGATCAGACTGACGAAGGTTGGGCACGATCAGAGATCATGTTGCTTGGGTTTAAGGATGGGAGCTTTggaatttatgatttttttttatggtgtttTTATGctgaattttctgggtttatgaattttatttgctATAGGTTTCGTTGTTGATTGAAAGATGAGAAAATCTAGGTTTGAGTTGTGATTTTGTATATCTGGGTTTTGTGGTTTGAGAAAATCTGCTGctaggtttgtgtttgtgttcttgttggaaatcgatttgtgtttgtgtctgGTTGACAAGAAAGGGCAACAAAATGCATGTAAATCTGGGCATGTGTTCTTATGTTTAAAATCTAGGTCTGTGTTCTTTGGTGTTCTAGTTGAAGATGAACATagagcttgattttttttttttttttttgatgagtgctacagtaaatttttaataatattttattctctccGTTAGTTAGCTTAGTTATTTTCATTGGCTGACTGATGGAAAGGATTAAAATAACatgcgttaattggtttagggactaaaagtggtgaaatggaaatgtagggactaaaatggaaaaaagccaaaatgtatggattaaaagtgcatttacgcctttaataatttaaataagttgtatctccattttttttagcaagttCTCTTGCAGatttatttaggattttttcAACATCTCGATCAAAAATCACAAAAGTTGTTTTGTCAGTTGcatcaaaaatttcaatttgaatctTGTATTTGAAGTAGTTGCAATTGTATAGATAGTAGTTATAATGAGatgaatatattataaatatttggagaGTATGTAGTTAATGTAAGTGCCTCTAGCCTTGGGATagagaaatttgtttttgtttcacatttttgcaCACCAAAATGATCCTGATTGTGGTTTGACCTTCCTTCCACAAAGCACGCACGGAATGTAATATGAACCCATTGCTGTATCAATGTTGCTTATTGCCGCAATACCCTAGCAGTTCACATCCAACAATGAACTTTGAAGttaatatgtattattttttaatgtaactaatatgattttttttttcatgtaaatgacgagtataatttgaaatgattaacaaaatatttcataGGATCCCATTCAATGCATTTTATCTCTACTATTGTCTTCATATTCTTTAAAGATAAATCGTcctttgaaaattgttttgtaTGTATTTTTGGTGTTTCTTGTATAGGATCATGTTTTTGACCATTCCtatcattaaatttttcttttaaacaaatTGTGTAAATGTCATTTTATGAGATAATATATGCTATTTATTAgactttatttgttattataaattttagaaatatgcaCTTATCAATTATTTCAGCAACCTCAGGAATCTTAagatttatatgtattttttttttttgttgcattggTCGATGACAAAGAAAATTTACCTACATAAATTGcatagaatttttattaatagaaaaaagcgtattgaattgaaattgagaaaaaagaagaagacatgatttaatgagaatgagatttACTAGAAGTATCATCTATACATGGGGGAGGAGGAAGAGAGTTTGTAAATGGGTAAGAGTTTTGACTTTGATTTATAGGTGGGAGGGATCAAACTTAGGTCGTAATAAGTAAGGTAATAACTGGGATTGGACTTTTCATAAGGTTAGTCTATTTTTAAAAGTTAGTCTATTTTGTAGTGAATAGCATTTGGTCTAATTGTCAAAAATAGCCCATATtttatataacaataaaaataatttattatgatcTATTAGGTAACAATAa contains:
- the LOC126727275 gene encoding oxygen-evolving enhancer protein 3-2, chloroplastic-like, which codes for MASMAGLRGSSQAVLEGSLQLSGSTRLNVNGTSRVAMTRPGLTIRAQQHAEPETSRRAVLGLVAAGLATGSFVQAVLAEAKPIKVGPPPPPSGGLPGTLNSDEARDLDLPLKERFFIQPLTPVQAVQRAKESAKEIVGVKEFIDKKEWPFVQNDLRLRAGYLRYDLNTVIAAKPKDEKKSLKDLAGKLFQDISNLDHAAKIKSTPEAEKYYAETVSTLNNVLAKLG